One window of the Diospyros lotus cultivar Yz01 chromosome 12, ASM1463336v1, whole genome shotgun sequence genome contains the following:
- the LOC127786532 gene encoding hyoscyamine 6-dioxygenase-like: MNSQQKEASMGISDSNWSEIEKGARFVPNWSKHLQSVPEDFVLPPGQRPGKLTVLPGDSPVIDLNQAANHDPSLTAHQILEASLEFGFFQVTNHGISKRLTDEAIGVAEEFFEMPAEVKASVFTPDAGKSCRLYTSSFVYDTERFHFWRDNLTHPCHASQDCFHLWPLKPARYREVIGEYTVEVNKLLLRILDLIQQGLGLECGFFREEMRGSQLLGVNHYPPCPDPSLALGTPRHPDPNLISIVNEGGKPGIQFLRDGQWFSIEPIPNSFTVFIGCQLQVISNDKLRSAEHRVVTSSERDRTTLCNFLIPSEECFIEPAKALVSASNPPVYRGLKYKEFLNIYAEKLAEDQAVMDICKLQASSNIDQLDRSPDPSILLPSS, encoded by the exons ATGAATTCTCAGCAAAAAGAGGCGTCCAtggggatcagtgattcaaactGGTCTGAAATTGAGAAGGGAGCAAGGTTTGTCCCAAACTGGTCCAAACACCTCCAATCCGTGCCCGAAGATTTTGTGCTTCCACCGGGTCAAAGACCCGGCAAGCTCACTGTTCTTCCAGGCGACAGCCCAGTAATTGACCTTAATCAAGCTGCTAATCATGATCCTTCTCTAACAGCTCACCAGATTCTAGAAGCAAGCCTGGAGTTTGGATTCTTCCAG GTGACCAACCATGGGATTTCGAAGAGATTAACGGATGAAGCAATTGGTGTGGCCGAGGAGTTCTTCGAGATGCCGGCCGAGGTCAAGGCCAGCGTGTTCACGCCAGACGCCGGTAAAAGTTGCAGGCTTTATACCAGCAGCTTTGTTTACGACACTGAAAGGTTCCATTTCTGGCGAGACAACTTGACTCATCCCTGCCATGCTTCCCAGGATTGCTTCCATCTTTGGCCCCTCAAGCCTGCTAGATACAG gGAAGTGATTGGAGAGTATACAGTAGAAGTGAACAAACTGCTGCTGAGGATTTTGGACTTGATCCAGCAAGGACTGGGCCTGGAATGTGGGTTCTTCCGAGAGGAGATGAGAGGAAGCCAGTTACTTGGAGTCAACCACTACCCTCCATGCCCGGACCCAAGTTTGGCCCTGGGAACTCCGAGACACCCAGACCCGAATCTCATATCCATTGTCAACGAGGGGGGCAAGCCAGGGATCCAGTTCTTGAGAGATGGGCAATGGTTCAGCATTGAGCCCATTCCTAATTCTTTTACAGTCTTCATAGGCTGCCAGTTACAG GTTATCAGTAATGACAAACTGAGGAGCGCGGAACATCGAGTGGTGACGAGCTCAGAAAGGGATCGAACGACGCTTTGCAACTTCTTGATACCCTCTGAAGAATGCTTCATAGAGCCCGCAAAGGCTTTGGTGAGTGCTTCCAATCCGCCCGTCTATAGAGGACTCAAATACAAGGAGTTCCTGAATATCTACGCGGAGAAGCTGGCTGAAGATCAGGCTGTCATGGACATCTGTAAGCTGCAAGCTTCAAGTAATATTGATCAACTCGATCGATCTCCAGACCCATCGATATTGCTACCATCATCCTAA
- the LOC127786556 gene encoding RING-H2 finger protein ATL16-like, producing the protein MGTQPLSQIKNQPPPPPPADNGFPILAIAVLCIMATAFLLVSYYIFLTKCCLNWQQLDPLRRFSISRARRNEDPLTAYSPSLQSHGLDEMLIREIPTFQFGKAEETSLNKCVVCLNEFQELDMLRVLPSCGHAFHLDCIDIWLQTNANCPLCRTSISGKTRNPIDRIVAPTSSPQDPQPFTDSQMGGDEDFVVIELGGAARQPERRSESPRKFERKPRKFHRVSITGDEWIDVREKDEQFTVQPIRRSFSMDSASDRLVYMAVQEAIRQNGGVSNGEESSSSRGRRSFFPFGHGRGSRNAVLPIEF; encoded by the coding sequence ATGGGAACTCAGCCTCTGTCTCAGATAAAAAAccagccgccgccgccgccgccggcgGACAATGGCTTCCCGATTCTAGCCATTGCAGTTCTCTGCATCATGGCCACGGCCTTTTTGCTAGTCAGCTACTACATCTTCCTCACCAAATGCTGCTTGAACTGGCAACAACTGGACCCGCTTCGCCGCTTCTCCATCTCCAGGGCGCGAAGAAATGAAGACCCATTGACGGCCTATTCTCCCTCGTTGCAGAGCCACGGCCTGGACGAGATGCTGATCCGGGAGATCCCCACTTTCCAGTTCGGCAAAGCGGAAGAGACGAGCTTGAACAAGTGCGTGGTTTGCTTGAACGAGTTTCAGGAGCTGGATATGCTGAGAGTGCTTCCGAGTTGCGGCCACGCGTTCCACCTGGATTGCATTGACATATGGCTCCAGACCAACGCCAACTGCCCGCTTTGCAGAACCAGCATTTCGGGGAAAACCAGGAACCCCATCGACCGGATTGTGGCGCCGACCTCTTCGCCGCAGGATCCGCAGCCGTTCACGGATTCCCAGATGGGCGGTGATGAAGATTTCGTGGTTATTGAACTGGGCGGCGCTGCTAGACAACCGGAGAGAAGAAGCGAGTCGCCGAGAAAGTTCGAGCGGAAGCCGAGAAAGTTTCACCGTGTTTCGATCACGGGCGACGAGTGGATTGACGTGAGGGAGAAAGACGAGCAGTTCACTGTTCAACCCATCAGGAGATCTTTCTCCATGGATTCTGCTTCCGATAGGCTCGTTTACATGGCGGTTCAGGAGGCCATACGGCAGAACGGTGGCGTTAGCAACGGAGAAGAGTCGAGTAGTAGCAGAGGCCGGAGATCCTTCTTTCCGTTCGGCCATGGCCGGGGATCGAGAAATGCCGTTCTTCCGATCGAGTTCTAG
- the LOC127786536 gene encoding hyoscyamine 6-dioxygenase-like: MNSHPKEVSMGISDSNWSEIEKGARFVPNWSKHLQSVPEDFVFPPGQRPGKLTVLPANGPVIDLNQAANHDPSLAAHQIIEASREFGFFQVTNHGISKKLTDEAIGVAEEFFEMPAEVKASVFTPDASKSCRLYTSSLVYDTERFHFWRDNLTHPCPSSQDCFHLWPFKPARYREVIGEYTAEVNKLLMRILDLIQQGLGLEYGIFREEMRRRQLLGVNHYPPCPDPSLALGAPRHSDPNLISIINDGGKPGIQFLKDGQWFNIEPIPNSFTVFIGCQLQIISNDKLRSAEHRVVTSSERDRTALCNFMIPSEECFIEPERALVSASNPPVYRGLKYKEFLNIYAEKLAEYQAVMESCKLQASTNIDQLD, encoded by the exons ATGAATTCTCACCCAAAAGAGGTGTCAAtggggatcagtgattcaaactGGTCTGAAATTGAGAAGGGAGCAAGGTTTGTCCCAAACTGGTCCAAACACCTCCAATCCGTGCCCGAAGATTTTGTGTTTCCACCGGGTCAAAGACCCGGCAAGCTCACTGTTCTTCCAGCCAACGGCCCAGTAATCGACCTTAATCAAGCTGCTAATCATGATCCTTCTCTAGCAGCTCACCAAATTATAGAAGCAAGCCGGGAGTTTGGATTCTTCCAG GTGACCAACCATGGGATTTCGAAGAAATTAACGGATGAAGCAATTGGTGTGGCCGAGGAGTTCTTCGAGATGCCGGCCGAGGTCAAGGCCAGCGTGTTCACGCCAGACGCCAGTAAAAGTTGCAGGCTTTATACCAGCAGCCTTGTTTACGACACTGAAAGGTTCCATTTCTGGCGAGACAACTTGACTCATCCTTGTCCTTCTTCCCAGGATTGTTTCCATCTTTGGCCTTTCAAGCCTGCTAGATACAG gGAAGTGATAGGAGAGTACACAGCAGAAGTGAACAAGCTGCTGATGAGGATTTTGGACTTGATCCAGCAAGGACTGGGCCTAGAATACGGGATCTTCCGAGAGGAGATGAGAAGAAGACAGTTACTTGGAGTCAACCACTACCCTCCATGCCCGGACCCAAGTTTGGCCCTGGGAGCTCCTAGACACTCAGACCCCAATCTCATATCCATTATCAACGATGGGGGCAAGCCAGGGATCCAGTTCTTGAAAGATGGGCAATGGTTCAACATTGAGCCCATTCCTAATTCTTTCACAGTCTTCATAGGCTGCCAGTTACAG ATTATCAGTAATGACAAACTGAGGAGCGCGGAACATCGAGTGGTGACGAGCTCAGAAAGGGATCGAACGGCGCTTTGCAACTTCATGATACCCTCTGAAGAATGCTTCATAGAGCCTGAAAGGGCTTTGGTGAGTGCTTCCAATCCGCCCGTGTACAGAGGACTCAAATACAAGGAGTTCCTGAATATCTATGCGGAGAAGCTGGCTGAATATCAGGCTGTAATGGAGAGCTGTAAGCTGCAAGCTTCAACTAATATTGATCAACTCGATTGA